A single genomic interval of Myxosarcina sp. GI1 harbors:
- the rfbC gene encoding dTDP-4-dehydrorhamnose 3,5-epimerase, producing MKIVKTNIPDVLIIEPKVFGDDRGFFFESFNQQAFEEQTGVKTQFVQDNHSRSAKNVLRGLHYQIQQTQGKLVRAIVGEIFDVAVDIRKSSPTFGQWTGCLLSAENKRQIWVPEGFAHGFVVLSDTAECLYKTTDYYAPQHERSILWNDPEIGIDWQINEKPLLSAKDEAAKPLSEAEVFT from the coding sequence ATGAAGATCGTTAAAACTAATATTCCCGACGTGTTGATTATCGAGCCAAAAGTATTTGGCGACGATCGCGGCTTCTTTTTTGAGAGTTTCAACCAACAGGCTTTTGAAGAACAAACTGGAGTAAAAACACAGTTCGTGCAAGATAACCATTCGCGTTCTGCTAAAAATGTTCTACGGGGTTTGCACTATCAGATTCAACAAACTCAGGGTAAGTTAGTCAGGGCTATTGTGGGAGAAATTTTTGATGTCGCAGTAGATATTAGGAAAAGCTCTCCGACTTTTGGACAGTGGACTGGTTGTCTGTTAAGTGCGGAAAATAAACGACAAATTTGGGTACCAGAAGGCTTTGCTCATGGATTTGTGGTGCTGTCGGATACCGCAGAGTGCCTTTATAAAACTACCGATTATTATGCACCCCAACACGAACGCTCGATACTGTGGAACGATCCCGAAATTGGTATTGATTGGCAAATAAATGAAAAGCCGTTACTATCGGCAAAAGATGAAGCCGCCAAACCTCTAAGTGAAGCCGAGGTATTTACATGA
- a CDS encoding glucose-1-phosphate thymidylyltransferase, producing MKAIILSGGKGTRLRPLTYTGAKQLVPVANKPILWYGIESIVAAGITEIGIIISPETGGEVKAKTGNGDRFGARITYIMQDKPLGLAHAVKVAQPFLGDSPFVMYLGDNLVESQLDMFLSKFQSQQLDALTLLCEVENPTAFGVAKVDAQGRVLQLIEKPKNPPSNLALVGVYLFSAEIHQAIANIQPSARGELEITDAIQYLIDRQQNVQSFQLKGWWLDTGKKDDLLAANQIILDSCSQLTIEGEIDATSKVSGRVHIGSGSRIINSTIRGPVTIGNNCTIKNCFIGPYSSIADDTTLVDADIEHSVILQGAKVVGIQQRIVDSLIGARATLQVAPQRPKAMRFMIGDDSHIEII from the coding sequence ATGAAAGCAATTATTCTCTCTGGCGGTAAAGGTACTCGTTTGCGTCCTCTTACCTATACTGGTGCCAAACAACTAGTTCCCGTAGCCAACAAGCCAATTCTCTGGTACGGTATTGAATCGATTGTCGCCGCAGGAATTACCGAAATTGGTATTATTATCAGTCCCGAAACGGGAGGAGAAGTTAAAGCCAAAACTGGCAACGGCGATCGCTTCGGTGCGAGAATTACCTATATCATGCAAGATAAACCTTTAGGTCTGGCACACGCAGTTAAAGTAGCACAGCCGTTTTTAGGAGATTCTCCTTTTGTAATGTATCTGGGAGATAACTTGGTTGAAAGCCAGTTAGATATGTTTCTCAGTAAATTTCAATCTCAACAGCTAGACGCGCTGACCTTGTTGTGCGAGGTAGAAAACCCTACAGCCTTTGGTGTGGCAAAGGTAGACGCGCAGGGAAGAGTATTGCAGCTAATCGAAAAGCCCAAAAATCCCCCTTCTAATTTGGCACTGGTAGGAGTATATTTGTTTTCTGCGGAAATTCATCAGGCGATCGCCAACATCCAGCCATCCGCCAGAGGGGAACTAGAAATTACCGATGCCATTCAGTATTTAATCGATCGTCAGCAAAACGTACAGTCTTTTCAGCTAAAAGGCTGGTGGTTGGATACGGGTAAAAAAGATGACCTCTTGGCAGCCAATCAAATTATTTTAGATAGCTGTTCGCAGTTAACCATTGAAGGCGAAATCGATGCTACCAGTAAGGTAAGCGGTAGAGTCCATATCGGTTCTGGTTCGCGCATAATTAATAGTACTATTAGAGGTCCCGTGACCATTGGTAATAACTGTACGATCAAAAACTGTTTTATTGGTCCCTATAGCAGTATTGCTGACGACACTACCTTAGTTGATGCAGATATCGAACACAGCGTAATTCTTCAAGGTGCAAAAGTTGTGGGTATTCAGCAGCGTATTGTCGATAGTCTGATTGGTGCGAGAGCGACTTTACAGGTTGCACCCCAACGACCTAAAGCCATGCGCTTTATGATTGGTGATGATTCGCATATTGAAATTATTTAA
- a CDS encoding type II toxin-antitoxin system Phd/YefM family antitoxin → MTQLDITQAKANISKVLDLAIKGKEIIITQDNKPVAKISPIPLVLRPLKRGSAKGKVWMSSDFDEPLEDFQEYME, encoded by the coding sequence ATGACTCAACTAGACATAACTCAAGCTAAGGCAAATATATCAAAGGTTCTAGACCTAGCCATTAAAGGCAAAGAAATTATAATTACCCAAGATAACAAGCCAGTAGCCAAGATCTCGCCCATACCCTTGGTATTACGTCCCTTAAAAAGAGGTAGTGCTAAAGGTAAAGTTTGGATGAGTAGCGATTTTGATGAACCTTTAGAAGATTTTCAGGAATATATGGAATGA
- the rfbD gene encoding dTDP-4-dehydrorhamnose reductase, translated as MSKILLTGITGQVGVELQQTLTALGEVVGVDRATLDLTQPEQIKEAIAIIKPDIIVNAAAYTAVDKAETETDLAMAINATAPKTMAAEAQKIGATMVHISTDYVFDGKNHTPYTETDTTNPLGAYGKSKLLGETGVREACDRHIILRTAWVYGSYGHGNFVKTMLRLGADREELRVVADQIGSPTWSYDIAYIITSLLSKLTNIPSGTYHYTNSGVASWYDLAVAIFNEGEKLGFPLKVKRVLPITTADYPTPAQRPAYSVLAKTKITQALDIYPPHWRESLRQMLAQWYSLT; from the coding sequence ATGAGTAAAATTTTACTAACGGGTATTACAGGACAAGTTGGTGTCGAATTACAGCAGACTTTGACTGCATTAGGTGAAGTAGTTGGAGTCGATCGCGCCACTTTAGATTTAACTCAACCAGAACAAATAAAAGAAGCGATCGCAATAATTAAGCCAGATATTATTGTCAATGCCGCAGCATATACGGCGGTAGACAAAGCCGAAACCGAAACCGATTTGGCGATGGCAATTAACGCTACCGCACCAAAAACCATGGCGGCAGAGGCACAAAAAATCGGCGCGACGATGGTGCATATCTCAACCGATTATGTCTTTGATGGTAAAAATCATACTCCCTATACCGAAACCGATACCACCAATCCTTTGGGTGCTTATGGAAAGTCAAAACTATTAGGAGAAACAGGAGTTAGAGAAGCCTGCGATCGCCATATTATTTTACGTACCGCCTGGGTATATGGTTCTTACGGACATGGCAACTTTGTCAAGACCATGTTAAGACTGGGTGCAGATAGAGAAGAACTCAGGGTAGTTGCCGACCAAATTGGCAGTCCTACCTGGTCTTACGACATAGCTTATATTATTACTTCTTTGCTATCCAAACTTACAAACATTCCTTCTGGAACTTATCACTATACCAACAGTGGCGTAGCTAGCTGGTACGATTTGGCGGTGGCGATCTTTAACGAAGGTGAAAAGTTGGGTTTTCCTTTAAAAGTAAAGCGAGTCTTGCCAATTACTACCGCAGACTATCCCACCCCCGCACAGCGTCCAGCCTACTCCGTACTGGCAAAAACTAAAATAACTCAGGCGTTAGATATCTATCCCCCTCACTGGCGGGAGTCTTTGCGACAGATGTTAGCTCAATGGTACTCTTTAACCTAA
- a CDS encoding alpha-mannosidase produces the protein MSETLIVGIEKVITSLRQLVQLDIQHHWYFLAETGIQNNFDTVNLENARSVLPNEKGYLIFSQGKQTVWLQQKITIPQTIAGYPLAGLSLRLVLTWWAEDAQIFVNGELKQQGDLFDSSARILLTDNAIVNNEYKIAIRLLTPQHDIGALMRSHLIYERVNNLDPGLVADELAVLLKYTLEFEPDNLEILATEINKLDWNNITNADRFDRDLAALRQRLLPLAKNIKQRRFNLLGHAHLDMAWLWTTAETYEVAQRTFNSVLDLQQNYPHLTFGHTTPALYEWLEHHRPELFKAVRDAVKQGKWEVLGGMWVEPELNLVSGESLIRQLLYGQKYFKDKFGDITRVAWLPDSFGFTWQLPQIFQQSGIDYFVTGKLHWNDTNKFPLGCFWWESPDGTRLLTLMSPPNVTGVMDTNPMVMSDYAVEWECQTGLQEIFWLPGVGDHGGGPTKDMLDVAAKWDESPFFPEIKFTTASEYLAKINRNADKLPLWQDELYLELHRGCYTTHADQKKFNRYCETLLYEAELWATIANLVNPDWFARQAIFSIMYNTVEKTSCQGWQQHLETAWKKVLFNQFHDILPGTSIPEVFTEANKDWETAIEIGENTLSAALKAVAECIALPSPPYPDGKPLVIFNSLNWKRSEIVEIETSKNCQVYDYEGNKLRSQFIDGNKLLFLAKDIPSVGYRLFWLVDAKEKKTETNLDINLDYRLENEYLKVAVNSQTGDLDSTYDKVNQREILSGAGNKLQAFTDKGQYWDAWNIDPDYEQYPLPNAKLESIQWLDQGKLQQRIRVIKTLGKSQFVQDYILQINSPILKITNYVDWQETNVVVKTAFPLNIESDRFTREIACGAIEHPTKPETELEKAKWEVAALKWVDLTDNSSEYGVSLLNDCKHGHDFNSNRIRLTLLRSPLWPDPTCDRSKHQFTYAIYPHQNDWREAKTVQKSYELNVPLQKIFIDNNKHKARLDKKQLFVAKSFLNLSAENLILTALKPNERNTREVVIRFYECCGKTAKLSLQNELELNFDCRTNILEEVIEDSNKAREVVVIPWQIMTFKTVKSFYNY, from the coding sequence GTGTCTGAAACTTTAATTGTCGGTATTGAAAAAGTAATTACTTCGTTGCGCCAGTTAGTTCAGTTGGATATACAGCATCACTGGTATTTTCTTGCCGAGACAGGAATTCAAAACAACTTCGATACAGTAAATTTAGAAAACGCTCGCTCGGTATTACCGAATGAAAAAGGCTACCTTATTTTTTCTCAAGGCAAGCAAACCGTATGGTTACAGCAAAAGATTACTATTCCCCAAACAATAGCAGGCTATCCGCTAGCGGGATTGAGTTTGAGGCTGGTACTAACTTGGTGGGCAGAAGATGCTCAAATATTTGTCAATGGCGAACTAAAACAACAGGGAGATTTATTTGATTCTTCCGCTCGCATTTTGCTTACTGACAATGCTATAGTCAACAATGAATATAAGATCGCCATTCGTTTGCTTACTCCCCAGCACGACATTGGGGCATTAATGCGATCGCACTTAATTTACGAACGAGTTAATAACCTCGATCCTGGTTTAGTTGCAGACGAACTTGCCGTCTTACTTAAATATACGCTTGAGTTTGAACCAGATAACCTGGAAATATTAGCGACAGAGATAAATAAGCTCGACTGGAACAATATTACCAATGCCGACAGGTTCGATCGCGATTTAGCAGCTTTACGACAGCGACTATTGCCGTTAGCGAAAAATATTAAGCAACGCCGTTTTAATCTACTAGGTCACGCCCATCTAGATATGGCTTGGCTATGGACTACTGCCGAAACCTACGAAGTGGCTCAGCGTACTTTTAATTCTGTCTTGGACTTACAACAAAATTATCCTCATCTTACCTTTGGACATACTACCCCTGCCTTATACGAATGGCTAGAACATCATCGTCCCGAACTGTTTAAGGCTGTTCGAGATGCAGTCAAACAGGGAAAATGGGAAGTGTTGGGGGGAATGTGGGTAGAACCAGAACTAAATTTGGTTAGTGGCGAGTCTTTAATCAGGCAATTACTTTACGGGCAGAAATATTTTAAAGATAAGTTTGGGGATATTACTAGAGTTGCCTGGCTACCAGATAGCTTTGGCTTTACTTGGCAACTACCACAAATTTTTCAGCAAAGCGGTATCGATTATTTTGTTACGGGAAAACTGCACTGGAATGATACTAATAAGTTCCCTTTGGGATGTTTTTGGTGGGAGTCTCCCGACGGGACGAGGTTACTTACGCTTATGTCTCCGCCAAATGTTACTGGCGTGATGGATACTAACCCTATGGTTATGAGCGACTATGCTGTTGAGTGGGAATGCCAGACTGGTTTGCAGGAGATCTTTTGGCTACCTGGAGTCGGCGATCATGGCGGAGGACCGACTAAAGATATGCTGGATGTAGCGGCAAAGTGGGATGAGTCACCATTTTTTCCCGAAATTAAATTTACTACTGCCAGTGAATATTTGGCAAAAATTAATCGGAATGCTGACAAGCTTCCTCTATGGCAAGATGAGCTATATCTAGAACTGCATCGCGGTTGCTATACTACCCATGCCGATCAGAAGAAGTTCAATCGTTACTGTGAAACCTTACTGTATGAGGCGGAGTTGTGGGCAACTATAGCTAATTTGGTAAATCCTGACTGGTTCGCAAGGCAAGCAATATTTTCCATTATGTATAATACAGTTGAAAAAACTTCTTGTCAAGGTTGGCAGCAACATCTAGAAACCGCCTGGAAAAAAGTCTTATTCAATCAATTTCACGATATCTTACCAGGCACATCTATTCCCGAAGTCTTTACCGAAGCTAATAAAGATTGGGAAACGGCAATAGAAATTGGTGAAAATACCTTGTCAGCAGCTTTAAAAGCAGTTGCCGAATGTATTGCCTTACCTTCTCCACCATACCCTGATGGCAAACCGCTAGTAATTTTTAATTCTCTAAACTGGAAGCGTTCTGAAATTGTAGAAATAGAAACCAGTAAAAATTGCCAAGTGTACGATTATGAAGGAAATAAATTGCGATCGCAATTTATCGACGGCAACAAATTATTATTTTTAGCTAAAGATATTCCTTCCGTTGGCTATCGACTTTTTTGGTTAGTAGATGCCAAAGAAAAAAAAACGGAAACTAATTTAGATATTAATTTAGATTACAGATTAGAAAACGAATATCTAAAGGTGGCTGTAAATTCTCAGACTGGAGATTTAGACAGTACTTACGACAAGGTTAACCAAAGAGAAATATTAAGCGGTGCGGGAAATAAACTACAGGCATTTACAGATAAAGGACAATATTGGGATGCGTGGAATATCGACCCTGATTACGAGCAATATCCCTTGCCCAATGCAAAATTAGAATCGATTCAATGGCTGGATCAAGGCAAATTACAGCAGCGTATTCGAGTAATTAAAACTTTAGGCAAATCGCAATTTGTTCAAGACTACATACTGCAAATAAACTCGCCAATTTTAAAAATAACTAACTATGTAGACTGGCAGGAAACTAATGTTGTCGTCAAAACTGCTTTTCCTTTAAACATAGAAAGCGATCGCTTTACGCGAGAAATTGCCTGTGGCGCGATCGAGCATCCTACCAAGCCAGAAACAGAACTAGAAAAGGCTAAGTGGGAAGTTGCTGCTTTGAAGTGGGTCGATTTAACAGATAATAGTAGCGAATATGGAGTTAGTCTACTCAACGATTGCAAACACGGTCACGATTTTAACTCCAACCGAATACGTCTAACTTTATTGCGTTCTCCTTTATGGCCCGACCCTACTTGCGATCGAAGCAAACATCAGTTTACTTACGCTATTTATCCCCATCAAAACGACTGGCGCGAGGCTAAAACCGTACAAAAAAGCTATGAATTAAATGTGCCGTTGCAAAAAATATTTATAGATAATAACAAACACAAAGCTCGCTTGGATAAAAAACAATTATTTGTCGCAAAAAGTTTTCTAAATCTATCAGCAGAAAATTTAATTTTGACTGCGTTGAAGCCTAATGAAAGAAATACCAGAGAAGTAGTGATTCGCTTTTATGAGTGTTGCGGTAAAACAGCAAAGTTATCTCTACAAAATGAACTTGAGTTAAATTTTGACTGTCGAACTAATATTTTAGAAGAAGTTATTGAAGATTCTAACAAAGCGCGAGAAGTAGTCGTCATTCCTTGGCAGATAATGACTTTCAAGACTGTAAAATCTTTTTATAATTATTAG
- the cruG gene encoding 2'-O-glycosyltransferase CruG, whose amino-acid sequence MNFPILDVVSLGLLLSQGVATLILLSRLLKGAFRRSPLKPKTANPNIIGKVSAIVPTLNEAARISPCLEGLSSQSYELREAIVVDSNSQDGTQDIVKATASQDPRFQLITDPPLPQGWIGRPWALHTGYLHSSPKSEWILGIDADTQPQPGLVPSLIAVAETEGFDLISLAPQFILQYSGEWWLQPALLMTLLYRFDSAGVSAASPQRVMANGQCFFCRREVLEALNGYTTAASSFCDDVTLARNIAAAGYKVGFLDGAKVIKVRMYEGMSETWQEWGRSLDLKDAASTAQVWGDVAFLVCVQGLPLFICALGIYLLSAGYFSLPAIFLLSLNVFLLLLRWGMLIAIAPSYSGLSLFSPASLSFWLSPLADPLAVWRIVLSCWQTPTKWRGRSYQ is encoded by the coding sequence GTGAATTTTCCTATCTTAGATGTTGTTTCTCTGGGACTGTTACTGTCTCAGGGAGTAGCAACTTTAATTTTATTATCCCGTTTGCTAAAAGGTGCGTTCCGTCGTTCTCCTCTAAAACCTAAAACAGCTAACCCCAACATAATCGGTAAGGTAAGCGCGATCGTTCCCACTCTCAATGAAGCCGCTCGAATTTCTCCCTGCCTGGAAGGCTTGAGTTCTCAAAGCTACGAACTGCGAGAAGCCATCGTCGTCGATAGTAACTCTCAAGATGGAACTCAAGACATTGTCAAAGCCACTGCGTCTCAAGATCCCAGATTTCAGTTAATAACCGATCCCCCCCTGCCTCAAGGCTGGATCGGTCGTCCCTGGGCTTTACACACGGGGTATTTACATAGTTCGCCCAAGAGCGAGTGGATTTTGGGTATAGATGCCGATACCCAACCACAGCCAGGCTTAGTCCCCAGTTTGATTGCCGTCGCGGAAACTGAAGGGTTCGATCTTATCTCCCTTGCACCCCAGTTTATTTTGCAATACTCAGGAGAATGGTGGCTGCAACCTGCGTTACTAATGACATTGCTCTATCGTTTTGATTCTGCTGGTGTCAGTGCAGCCAGTCCCCAACGAGTAATGGCAAACGGACAGTGTTTTTTTTGTCGTCGTGAGGTATTAGAAGCATTAAATGGTTATACGACGGCAGCAAGTTCGTTTTGTGACGATGTAACTTTAGCCCGCAACATTGCCGCAGCAGGCTATAAAGTTGGGTTTCTAGACGGTGCCAAAGTAATCAAAGTCAGGATGTATGAGGGAATGTCTGAAACCTGGCAGGAGTGGGGGCGATCGCTCGATCTCAAAGACGCAGCTTCTACCGCTCAGGTTTGGGGAGATGTAGCTTTTCTTGTCTGCGTTCAAGGATTGCCTTTATTTATCTGTGCGCTCGGCATTTATTTATTGTCAGCAGGATATTTTAGTCTACCCGCGATCTTTTTATTAAGCCTAAATGTATTTTTACTGTTATTGCGGTGGGGAATGCTAATTGCGATCGCGCCTTCATATTCAGGACTATCGCTATTTTCTCCAGCTTCATTAAGCTTTTGGCTATCTCCCCTTGCAGATCCTTTAGCCGTCTGGCGAATAGTTCTCTCTTGTTGGCAAACTCCTACCAAGTGGCGCGGTAGAAGTTATCAATGA
- the rfbB gene encoding dTDP-glucose 4,6-dehydratase, which produces MTNARESVSERQPRRILITGGAGFIGSNFVHHWCNNYNSDRVVVLDALTYAGNRRNLASLEDRDNFKFVKGDICDRALVDELLATEDIDTMAHFAAESHVDRSILGPGAFVQTNVVGTFTLLEAFRQRWLQRDKPQSDRFLHVSTDEVYGSLGANDPAFTETTPYTPNSPYSASKAGSDHLARAYYHTYGMPTIITNCSNNYGPYHFPEKLIPLMCINILLGKPLPVYGDGQNIRDWLYVGDHCRALDVVIHQGKPGETYNVGGNNEVKNIDLVRQICQLMDELAPDLPISPAEKLITFVKDRPGHDRRYAINASKIKTELGWSPQETVTGGLRQTVKWYLEHRDWWQPLLSEEYQHYYQQVYS; this is translated from the coding sequence GTGACTAACGCTAGAGAATCGGTTTCAGAAAGACAACCCCGTAGGATACTAATTACGGGAGGAGCGGGATTTATTGGCTCTAATTTCGTCCATCACTGGTGTAATAATTACAATAGCGATCGCGTGGTGGTTTTAGATGCCCTGACTTATGCGGGCAATCGCCGTAATCTTGCCAGTCTAGAAGATAGAGATAATTTTAAATTTGTTAAAGGAGATATTTGCGATCGCGCTTTAGTAGATGAGTTGCTAGCGACAGAAGATATAGATACGATGGCTCACTTTGCTGCCGAATCTCATGTAGACCGCTCGATTTTAGGTCCTGGAGCATTCGTGCAAACTAATGTGGTGGGCACTTTTACTCTCCTCGAAGCTTTTCGCCAGCGATGGTTGCAAAGAGATAAACCTCAGAGCGATCGCTTTTTGCACGTATCTACCGATGAAGTATACGGTAGTCTCGGCGCAAACGATCCTGCTTTTACTGAAACCACTCCTTATACCCCAAACAGCCCCTATTCGGCTTCTAAAGCAGGCAGCGATCATTTAGCCAGGGCATACTATCATACCTACGGGATGCCGACTATTATTACCAACTGCTCTAATAATTACGGTCCCTATCACTTTCCCGAAAAGCTGATTCCTTTAATGTGCATCAATATTTTGCTCGGTAAACCCCTTCCAGTTTACGGGGACGGACAAAATATTCGCGATTGGCTTTATGTAGGAGATCACTGTCGCGCTTTAGATGTGGTCATTCACCAAGGAAAGCCAGGAGAAACTTATAACGTTGGTGGTAATAACGAAGTTAAAAATATCGATCTGGTACGCCAAATTTGCCAGTTAATGGACGAATTAGCCCCCGATTTACCTATAAGTCCAGCAGAAAAACTAATTACCTTTGTTAAAGATCGCCCAGGACACGATCGCCGCTATGCTATAAATGCCAGTAAAATTAAAACCGAATTAGGCTGGAGTCCACAAGAAACGGTAACAGGAGGTTTGCGGCAGACGGTTAAATGGTATCTCGAACATCGCGATTGGTGGCAACCATTACTGTCTGAAGAATATCAGCATTACTACCAGCAGGTTTATTCTTAA
- a CDS encoding pentapeptide repeat-containing protein: MTADEFFTRYAAGERDFFGIELTDADLSRATGWEKNNPIGQTITGTVLGEGDLSGTNFSANDMRACNFSRSKMVRCQFTLANLTKTRFVGADLKDSEFIGAKLIRADLREAALRGVNMTGVDLTGADMTGANDEGAWYESAFFCDTTLPDGTFLEGPHPVED, from the coding sequence ATGACTGCTGACGAATTCTTTACTCGGTATGCTGCTGGAGAAAGAGACTTCTTCGGAATTGAACTCACTGATGCGGACTTGAGTAGGGCTACTGGATGGGAAAAGAACAATCCCATTGGACAAACCATCACTGGAACGGTTTTGGGAGAAGGAGATCTCAGTGGGACTAACTTCAGTGCTAACGATATGCGAGCCTGTAATTTTAGTCGCTCCAAAATGGTTAGATGCCAGTTTACTCTTGCTAACTTGACCAAAACTCGTTTTGTTGGTGCCGATTTGAAAGATTCCGAGTTTATTGGAGCCAAGTTGATCCGAGCCGATCTTAGAGAAGCCGCTCTCAGAGGGGTTAATATGACTGGGGTTGATTTGACGGGAGCCGATATGACTGGAGCTAACGATGAAGGGGCTTGGTACGAAAGTGCTTTCTTTTGTGACACTACTTTGCCCGATGGAACTTTCTTGGAAGGACCCCATCCTGTTGAAGACTGA
- a CDS encoding type II toxin-antitoxin system VapC family toxin has protein sequence MKLLLDTHTFLWFVNDNPKLSNRLKDLIEDKNNVSYLSIASLWEMSIKYNLGKLTLDPNYKEFVEREVTTSVIQLLNIELEHLRINATLPFHHRDPFDRLIIAQSIIEEIPIVTIDIAFDKYSTTLINS, from the coding sequence ATGAAACTTCTGTTAGATACACATACATTTCTGTGGTTCGTAAATGATAATCCCAAACTCAGTAACCGCCTCAAAGATCTAATTGAAGATAAAAACAATGTAAGTTATTTAAGTATTGCTAGCCTTTGGGAAATGTCGATTAAATATAATTTAGGTAAACTAACATTAGATCCCAACTATAAAGAATTTGTAGAGAGAGAAGTAACTACAAGCGTTATACAGTTACTCAATATTGAATTAGAGCATTTAAGAATTAATGCTACGCTTCCTTTCCACCACAGAGATCCCTTTGACCGTCTCATTATTGCTCAATCCATAATAGAGGAAATACCTATCGTAACTATAGACATAGCCTTTGATAAGTATTCTACAACTCTAATCAATAGTTAG
- the cruF gene encoding gamma-carotene 1'-hydroxylase CruF yields the protein MKQLFSAERYFLIGHILSMAFGLAGIILVLPNPDFLARLSQFEWGQTIFGWSMAGGGVAYMLLGTAAISVYGYRTLGKWHLLSFMIPAIALSLGSELLGTSTGFPFGHYRYLSGLGYKIAGLVPFTIPLSWFYVGFSAYIIARAGLATIDINEGWRQFGAIAIGALCLTSWDFVLDPAMSQTAIPFWIWEQPGAFYGMPYQNFAGWLGTGILFMTVAAYLWKIKPTSLPQNHLTLPLSIYLANFAFGAILSLAAGIYLPISLGFILGILPLLILYVMASNRSTPQTKELATASLRWE from the coding sequence ATGAAACAATTGTTTAGTGCCGAACGCTATTTCCTAATCGGTCATATTTTATCTATGGCTTTTGGCTTGGCAGGAATTATTTTAGTCTTACCCAATCCCGATTTTCTCGCTCGACTGTCTCAATTTGAATGGGGACAAACCATTTTTGGCTGGTCGATGGCTGGCGGTGGTGTAGCTTATATGCTTTTAGGAACGGCAGCGATCTCAGTTTATGGCTATCGTACTTTAGGCAAGTGGCATCTTTTAAGCTTTATGATTCCCGCGATCGCGCTATCTTTGGGTAGCGAACTTTTAGGTACTAGCACTGGTTTTCCTTTCGGACATTATCGTTATCTCAGTGGATTGGGTTACAAAATTGCGGGTTTAGTTCCCTTTACCATTCCCCTATCCTGGTTTTATGTTGGTTTTAGTGCCTATATCATCGCCCGTGCTGGCTTGGCAACTATAGATATTAATGAGGGATGGCGACAATTTGGCGCGATCGCGATCGGTGCTTTGTGCCTTACCTCCTGGGATTTTGTACTCGATCCAGCAATGAGCCAAACAGCCATTCCTTTCTGGATTTGGGAACAACCAGGAGCGTTTTATGGTATGCCCTATCAAAACTTTGCAGGTTGGTTGGGTACTGGCATTCTGTTTATGACTGTTGCTGCTTACTTGTGGAAAATTAAACCTACAAGCTTACCTCAAAACCATCTAACACTACCCCTATCTATATATCTAGCTAACTTTGCTTTTGGTGCTATTTTAAGTTTGGCAGCAGGTATTTATCTACCAATCTCTTTAGGATTTATTTTGGGAATCTTGCCGTTACTGATTTTATATGTAATGGCTAGCAATCGTTCTACACCTCAAACCAAAGAATTAGCTACCGCTAGTCTCCGTTGGGAGTAA